In Besnoitia besnoiti strain Bb-Ger1 chromosome IX, whole genome shotgun sequence, a single genomic region encodes these proteins:
- a CDS encoding hypothetical protein (encoded by transcript BESB_014680), protein MHTPDAETQLAARGVRRWRYLTRESALAFSARSAGRSVDREEESLDRREDWQKIAHCLEQPGEKQRHFGRVKPGAPSRCAETLSQLHRDRTSRGPHRLNACVSSLCWSPDPLRFPYLSCSSSSSSSSSFSSSRAAFLQGTVCRRAPRCSSWRLLHGATSSALCCHSPSSSASWTPLAPALSSPQRPPGVQSLLAPPSASASPSFASSSSQAPLHRSWPLLDHACRSVPASSAASRGVSPSAGRASRRAASFLCSSRGTHANPLDDDAQLTQKRLSPLRIDYEKAFELLEQADPTGIEAMTAAYNAALHTCERQRDRPGALRLYASMREKQIPIDVVTLHSLFTLLEYYADDTALLQILDQVDALDSHSSSVYPFPSSASFSPVAPSPPPRSPSVSLTPSLLSLAISTCCRATNARAAARLMERLKTLLRRNADKFLLTFASVLPPDTAEATAAVTHPPGALYVQLIIALTQEGRYDDALRYYEELKALQRRFMQKQHLLQREVARRAEHLERTAAQQQMHISDEDKQRILGEFEAQLVQEQEHLLEDYQPPITAVNAALEACLRTGRLKQALVIYKEDVQFAQQQRRLAGEALDQAEPQQDKSSPTRRTFELLLRACSQQRQFFALAQIWRDFERQGGRASTEDEHLFRLPAAAPCYAAAIQGFAACGYWDYALRLLLVLHRETGTLKERYRRSLAQLLGMKDLGSTAGSGRARDDAGHPETSATGADAEGGAKGDPGGKSADGCGRDEAANDAAQGDSLSGELILDLASERGSVAAGVEPYIAVLRACRDSGAWKPALGTLRLLQQRHQKYRLLHALEKARERREDEARQKFEREVVAFRRRLLEAKQKASPAATSAEREAEHAKASSLAPLSALLRSEDPALSQDMERLLGSLDGPMSGGRVPVAPEFPFVAYALTVGACAAAEAWGQVLAVSAEFFSPRNTVGVHAARGSLADIGGPAGESLGQAAGEAGDGPQAPLEIRKTVHAYRLIALMRLGRPQEVEAERRSLIRLLELERRTRERRQERECRRQEYGSESENGLEGEAGGHDKDETRAKWREGEEKVGRESERERESGDDAHGVATRALEEAEAWLVKTAAARATGGESQARFSASLGGQDASATSLFRSQESPGGASLRAASSSLPFARVPSPLPSGESERQVSSRSTLAPMTRSEAARQEGEHESILPAVTAFMPESFTPQRAEPLGRASPAQQEPKIRGQGGAGTGAGPPAGDGLHGAADANQASIGAFAKHKTGGQSLESFFAGLAPASEREAFAAIEDAERSRRERRCSERRQGVTEVVCEDTQEASEEESRVSAATDTPRPTARSEHGHRNAIEYAKERSHAEGDPWAVPLGSVEDAPAGEDVVAVRESAGGYPCPRAEDEKPARERVGDVHAAADAGGHRGRAVAAVAGEEGTPTAVFLSSILGPRRLVLENIREEPVVVDATEQTHEGETKKGEGRRPRERGADGEDAQNVRRGQMAARKEGLVSAAHRGDGHVEATGVQEKIHDLGASQLNPAADSRALQDRRETAYAPQSPAETPSAGETRAKLPVSAQEREEGGRGQADGRRPSPAASFETGLDLLLRHRAVAEAQTNPQGASVRAWLTTRGDAHPAVSPMDGPAAAGARATPTAASVQRLEGHPPGNAEGTLDVPKRRAVSAPPAAPRDAEPLAGSQGHMFMGSHGWGWPPHWEEKLDKARERLWGDDASARVTRQVDTGTVAKEEETESPWGMRPAP, encoded by the exons ATGCACACAcccgacgcagagacgcagcttGCGGCAAGAGGCGTGAGGCGGTGGCGCTACCTCACCAGAGAGAGCGCTCTGGCGTTTTCGGCGAGGAGTGCGGGGAGAAGCGTGGACAGGGAGGAAGAGAGCCTCGACAGGCGAGAAGACTGGCAGAAAATCGCCCACTGTCTTGAGCAACCAGgcgaaaaacagagacacTTTGGCCGCGTGAAGCcgggcgcgccttcgcgctgcgcagagacgtTAAGTCAACTGCATCGGGACCGCACATCTCGAGGGCCTCACCGCCTGAACGCCTGCGTTTCGTCTCTTTGTTGGTCGCCTGATCCTCTTCGATTTCCATATCTCTCctgctcctcctcttcctcttcctcctcctccttctcctcctcacgCGCGGCGTTCCTCCAAGGCACTGTCTgtcgacgcgcgcctcggtgTTCCTCTTGGCGACTCCTCCACGGAGCGACTTCCTCAGCTCTGTGCTGCCACAGCCCAtcttcgtccgcgtcgtggacgcccctcgcgcctgccctcagctcgccgcagcggccgccaggcGTTCAGTCTCTCTTGGCTCCTCCCTCGGCTTCGGCGTCCCCTTCgttcgcctcgtcttccagccaggcgcctctgcatcgGTCGTGGCCTCTATTAGATCATGCATGCCGTTCTGTgcccgcctcgtctgccgcttcgcgcggAGTTTCGCCGTCTGCTGGGAGGGCCAGCAGGAGAGCGGCCTCgttcctctgcagctcgcgcggcacGCATGCCAATCctctcgacgacgacgcgcagttgacgcagaagagactctcgcctctgcgcatcGACTACGAGAAAGCATTTGAGCTCCTCGAGCAAGCGGACCCGACAG GAATCGAAGCCATGACCGCGGCCTACAACGCGGCTCTCCACACCTGCGAGCGCCAAAGAGACCGGCCTGGAGCCTTGCGGCTGTATGCATCGATGCGAGAGAAACAAATCCCCATCGATGTCGTGACTCTCCATTCGCTTTTCACGCTCCTAGAGTACTACGCCGACGACACCGCTCTCCTACAG ATTCTGGACCAGGTCGACGCTTTGGATTCTCACTCTTCTTCTGTCTATCCCTTCccgtcctctgcctccttttcgccggtcgcgccgtctccgccgccgcgttctcCATCGGTCTCGCTCACTCCGAGTCTGCTATCTCTGGCGATTTCCACTTGCTGCCGCGCGACCAACGCacgggcggctgcgcgcttgATGGAGAGACTGAAgacgcttctccgccgcaaCGCTGACAAGTTCCTCCTCACGTTTGCCTCTGTGCTGCCGCCGGATACTgctgaggcgacggcagcggtCACGCATCCGCCAGGCGCGCTGTACGTGCAGCTGATCATTGCGCTCACTCAAGAGGGCAG GTacgacgacgcgctgcgtTATTACGAGGAgctgaaggcgctgcagaggcgttTCATGCAAAAGCAGCACCTGCTCCAGCGCGAAGTGGCTCGTCGCGCGGAGCACTTGGAGCGTACCGCGGCTCAGCAACAGATGCACATCAGCGACGAGGACAAGCAGCGCATTCTGGGGGAGTTTGAGGCGCAGCTCGTCCAGGAGCAGGAACACCTGCTCGAGGACTACCAGCCGCCCATCACCGCCGTCAATGCAGCCCTCGAGGCTTGCCTGCGCACCGGCCGACTCAAGCAAGCTCTCGTCATCTACAAGGAAGACGTACAGTTcgcccagcagcagcggcgcctcgcgggtgAGGCGCTCGACCAGGCCGAGCCACAG CAGGATAAGtcttcgccgacgcggcggacgtTCGAGCTGTTgctccgcgcatgcagccagcAGAGGCAGTttttcgcgctcgcgcagatTTGGCGAGACTTTGAGCGGCAGGGCGGGCGAGCCTCCACGGAGGACGAACATTTGTTTCGCctccctgcggccgcgccctgcTACGCAGCAGCGATCCAGGGCTTTGCCGCTTGCGGCTACTGGGACTAtgcgctgcggcttctccTGGTTCTCCATCGCGAGACTGGCACGCTGAAGGAGCGATACAGGCGGTCGCTCGCACAGCTCCTCGGCATGAAAGACTTGGGCAGCACTGCGGGCTCCGGACgggcgcgagacgacgcagggCACCCGGAGACATCAGCCACTGGGGCTGATGCTGAAGGGGGGGCGAAAGGCGACCCAGGCGGAAAGTCTGCGGATGGATGCGGgcgcgacgaagccgcgaaCGACGCAGCCCAGGGAGACTCACTGAGCGGCGAGCTGATCTTGGATTTGGCCAGTGAGCGCGGGAGCGTCGCTGCTGGTGTTGAGCCGTACATTGCAGTTCTACGTGCCTGTCGGGACAGTGGGGCGTGGAAACCCGCCCTGGGcacgctgcgcctgcttcagCAGAGACACCAGAAATACCGGCTGCTGCACGCcctggagaaggcgcgcgaacgTCGAGAGGATGAAGCCCGCCAAAAGTTTGAGCGTGAGGTTGTTGCGTTCCGTAGGCGGCTTCTCGAGGCTAAACAGAAAGCCAGTCCGGCGGCGACAAGCGCAGAACGCGAGGCCGAGCACGCCAAAgcgtcctcgctggcgccgctttCTGCGTTGCTTCGCTCAGAAGACCCTGCCCTTTCGCAGGATATGGAGCGGCTGCTCGGGAGTCTTGACGGCCCGATGTCTGGAGGACGCGTCCCCGTTGCCCCTGAGTTCCCGTTCGTCGCCTACGCCCTCACCgtcggcgcgtgcgctgccgcggaagCTTGGGGGCAGGTACTCGCTGTGTCTGCCGAATTTTTCTCGCCAAGGAACACTGTTGGCGTCCACGCGGCAAGAGGCTCGCTCGCCGACATTGGGGGGCCTGCGGGCGAGTCGCTAGGGCAAGCCGCGGGAGAAGCAGGGGACGGTCCCCAGGCGCCTCTCGAGATACGAAAAACAGTGCATGCGTACAGGCTAATTGCGCTCATGCGCCTCGGCCGACCGCAGGAAGTCGAGGCTGAGAGACGCAGCCTGATAAGGCTCTTGGAGCTcgagcgccgcacgcgggaGCGACGCCAAGAGCGCGAATGCCGCAGACAGGAGTACGGAAGCGAAAGCGAAAACGGACTCGAGGGGGAAGCAGGCGGCCATGACAAAGACGAAACGCGGGCAAAGTggagggaaggagaggaaaaagtaggacgagagagcgaaagagagagagaaagcggggACGACGCACACGGCGTCGCGACTCGCGCACTCGAGGAGGCCGAAGCCTGGCTCGTGAagactgcggcagcgcgcgcaacAGGCGGCGAAAGCCAGGCGAGGTTTTCCGCGTCTTTGGGTGGCCAAGACGCGTCCGCGACGAGCTTGTTCAGATCTCAAGAGTCCCCCGGCGGTgcttctctccgcgctgcctcctcgtctttgCCTTTCGCCCGCGTtccctctccgcttccttcgGGCGAGTCGGAGCGCCAagtctcttctcgctcaaCTCTGGCGCCAATGACGCGatcagaggctgcgcggcaggAAGGAGAGCATGAGTCGATCCTACCTGCGGTTACAGCCTTCATGCCCGAGTCGTTCACGCCGCAAAGAGCAGAGCCATTGGGGCGCGCGTCCCCTGCTCAGCAGGAGCCCAAGATTCGAGGCCAAGGTGGCGCCGGTACCGGCGCGGGCCCTCCGGCAGGTGACGGCCTCCATGGAGCTGCTGACGCGAACCAAGCGTCgatcggcgccttcgcgaagCACAAGACAGGCGGCCAAAGTCTAGAGAGCTTTTTTGCAGGCCTGGCTCCAGCATCCGAGCGAGAGGCGTTCGCAGCAATAGAGGATGCGGAGAGAagccgacgcgagcgacgctgcagcgagaggagacaaggCGTGACCGAAGTAGTTTGCGAGGACACAcaagaggcgagcgaggaggagtcTCGTGTCAGTGCTGCGACAGATACGCCGCGCCCGACCGCGAGGAGCGAGCACGGGCACAGAAACGCCATTGAGTACGCAAAGGAACGCAGCCATGCAGAAGGAGACCCCTGGGCGGTTCCCTTGGGATCCGTggaagacgcgcccgcgggagaAGATGTTGTGGCTGTACGAGAGTCCGCAGGGGGTTACCCGTGCccccgcgcggaggacgaaaaGCCGGCTCGCGAGAGGGTCGGCGACGtccacgcagccgcggatGCGGGAGGGcaccgaggccgcgccgtcgctgcagtTGCTGGAGAAGAAGGGACGCCGACCGCCGTTTTTCTGAGTTCCATACTgggcccgcggcggctaGTGCTCGAGAACATCCGCGAGGAGCCTGTCGTCGTCGACGCGACTGAGCAGACACACGAGGGTGAAACAAAGAAAGGGGAAgggagacgcccgcgagagaggggcgCTGATGGCGAAGACGCACAGAACGTGCGGCGAGGCCAGATGGCCGCGAGGAAAGAGGGGCTGGTGTCGGCGGCGCACCGGGGTGATGGACACGTGGAGGCGACAGGTGTACAGGAAAAGATTCACGACCTAGGGGCGAGCCAGCTGAACCCAGCTgccgactcgcgcgcgcttcaaGATCGCAGAGAGACTGCGTATGCTCCACAGAGCCCTGCTGAGACTCCCTCGGCAGGTGAAACCCGCGCGAAGTTGCCCGTGTCGGCGCAGGAGCGGGAGGAAGGCGGGAGAGGCCAAGCGGATGGCAGGCGCCCGAGCCCAGCCGCGTCGTTTGAAACTGGACTAgatcttcttctgcggcacCGAGCTGTGGCAGAGGCACAGACCAACCCGCAGGGGGCTAGCGTACGTGCGTGGCTCACCACGCGAGGCGATGCGCACCCGGCGGTGTCCCCCATGGacgggcctgcggcggccggaGCCCGTGCAACGCCGACTGCCGCTAGTGTTCAGCGACTGGAGGGGCACCCGCCGGGGAATGCTGAGGGTACACTCGATGTGCCGAAGCGGcgggctgtctctgcgccgcctgcggctccaaGAGACGCCGAACCACTGGCAGGGAGCCAGGGGCATATGTTTATGGGCAGCCATGGCTGGGGCTGGCCTCCCCACTGGGAGGAAAAGCTGGAtaaggcgcgcgagaggctctGGGGCGATGACGCAAGCGCGCGAGTAACGCGTCAGGTAGACACAGGCACCGTCGccaaagaagaggagactgaGAGCCCGTGGGGCATGCGGCCAGCGCCGTGA